The Geobacter metallireducens GS-15 region AAACCGAGGGTGCAGAGGGAGAAGAGGTCGTCATCGGAGGCGATCTTGCTGGTGGCGTGGCGTTCAAGGGAAAGGAGGGCATCCTCCCGGGACATGCCGCTCCCGTCGTCGGTGACCCGGATGAGGCGCCGCCCCCCTGCCTCGATCTCGACAATGATGTCGCGACACCCGGCGTCCAGGGAATTTTCCACCAGTTCCTTAACCACCGAAGCAGGGCGTTCCACCACCTCGCCGGCGGCGATCTTGTTGGTCAGGTTTTCAGGCAGGATTCGGATCTGGGTCGACACGGTGCACCTCTCCCCCTTGAGCGATTGTTCAATTCCGCTGCGCGGGAGACGCAGCATACCATAAAAATGAAAAACCCGGAGCATTTCTCTCCGAGCCACACGTGCCTGTTCTTCTGAAAAAAAAATGCACCGTACGCCGAGGAAAAGTTGCTTCCGGGCGTACGGTGCCGGTCCCAGTCCGGGAGGGTACCAGGCCAAATCGTGTTTATGTTCAGATTCTGTTCATTCTCCTGGCTGCTTCCATGAGCTCGCCCCGGAAATCGGGATGGGCAACATTGATCAGGTTCATGGCCCGCTGCTTGGCGGTCTGGCCCCGGAGTTTGGCAACTCCGAACTCGGTCACCACGTGATCCACGTCGTTCTTGCTGGTGGTGACCGAAGAACCGGCCATCAGGCTCGGCACGATGCACGAAACCGTTCCGTTCTTGGCGGTGGACGCCGTACAGATGAAGGCCTTGCCCCCACGGGACCGGTTGGCGCCGCGGGCAAAGTCGGCCTGTCCGCCGGTGCCGCTCCACTGCAGGTGGCCGAAGGATTCGGAGCAGCACTGCCCCAACAGATCCACCTGGATGGTGGCGTTGATGGCGATCATGTTGTCCATCTGGCCGATGACGTACGGATCGTTAACGTAGTCCACCGGATGCATCTCGATCGTCGGGTTTTCATTCATAAAATCGAAAACTTTCCGTGTCCCCAGAGCAAAGGTGCCCACGGTCTTGCCGCGGTGGATGCTTTTGCGGGAGTTGTTTACCGCTCCGGCAAGCATCAGGTCAACGATGCCGTTGGAAATCAGTTCGGTGTGTATTCCCAGGTCCTTCTTCTTGAGCAATGCCTGGCAGACCGCGTTGGGAATGCCGCCCCACCCCATCTGGACGGTTGATCCGTCATCGATCATTTCCGCAATATAGCCGCCGATGGCCTCTTCTATCGGGGATATGGGGGGAATATCCAGTTCCTTGAGGGGCTCGTCGCACTCGATGATATGGGTAACTTCGGAGATGTGGATATGACAGTTGCCGTGGGTGCGGGGGCACTGGGGATTCACCTGCACCACCACCTTGCCGCCGGTCTGAATCGCTTTCCTCACCGCTTCCATGGTGTAGCCCACGGAGAGGCTACAGGTGAAGTAGCCATACTCATCCATGGGGGAAACCACGGTTCCGGCCACTTCGACGGGCCAATACATGCTCAGAAGCTTGGGGACCTCGCTGAAGTGATTGGGAACGAAGTCGGCCCACCCTTTCTGGACCGCCTCGCGGGAGACGTGGCTGGTGAACCATGCGTTCACCTTGATGTGCGGGGCCGAATCCTCGGTGAAATAGTCGGGACAGAGGTGATGCTGCTGGTTGACAACCACACCTTCCAGTTCGCGCTTGCGCGCCGCCAGTGCCCTGACGAAGAGGGTCGGCTCACCCACGCCGAGGGGGAAACAGAGGTGATCGCCGGACCTCACGATTGATGCCGCTTCTGCCGCTGTGCAGAGTTTCTGCTGGTATTCCTGCTGGAAATTCTTTTTGCTCAGTGTGACGACGTTCATGGCCGATACCTCCATAGTGAATTTAGTCTGTGGTTTGAAGAGCTATTCCGGCAACCTGCCCATGATTTACGGGAGATTTCATTTCAGCACCGATTTCAGCGTTCGCTTCTCTTCACCCGGTCAATGCATTAATCGTATATACATTCTCCTTTCGCGGGTGAAGTCAATGTGACATCAAACACCGTTACACACTATGTTGCAACCACTACGCCAAAACGTTGTTATTTTTTTACAACAACATCTTTTTGCCAATACCCCGTAAATCCACAAGATTTACGAACCCTGCACAATTACTAAAATAATATTAATACAGCCAAAGTAAACCAACGTTGTCACCACATAAATGGTAATTTATTTCAAATATCAGCTACAACCCAGTAAAACCAGTTAACTCATTTTGTTTACAGAGCAGAACCCAACTGTAAACAACCGTTGTCATCAATGGATTCATAGAGAAGCTCATCGTGAAGATGCGAAATCCTGATTATTTTCGCGTTCAACACTGAGCGGAAAAAACTCTTTGTTGTAAAACATTGTTCTTGGTATTTAAAATGTGCAGTACGGGGGAAGAGGTGAATAAATAAAACAGGCGGGAGATCAGGCGAGCCGGCGATTGGCCGCATGATTGTGATTCGTAAGCGGAGGCATTCAGCACTGGATGGGGTCATCCTCATCGGCATGCTTATGTAGTTTTTTATAGAGTCCCTGCCGGGAGATCCCCAACAGGTGGGCAGCATGGACCTTATTGCCGTGGCTAACCTCGATTGCCTCATGGATGAGCAGCTTTTCGAAATCATCCATAATCCGGCCGATATCCTTTTTACCGAGGCTGGCACGAATAAATTCCTCTGCTCCCGGTTCAGTAGCTTGCCCCCCCCCCTCTCCTTCACTGGGGAACAGGAGACAAAGCTGATCGGGTAAATGCTCTCTCTTGATCAGCGGCCCGACAACCACGTTGAAGGCGCTTTCGATCACATTGCGGAGCTCGCGGATATTCCCGGGCCAATCGTAGCGGTTAATGATATTCAATACCTCTTCATCGAGCCCCTGCACGTCAAGTCCGAATTCGGAGTTGAACTTGCTGACGAAGCTGCTGATGAGCAGCGGAATATCCTCCATCCGCTCCCGAAGCGGAGGGATGGCGAAGGTCACCACATTGAGCCGGTAGTAGAGATCTTCCCGGAACTTTCCTTCCTTGACCTGCTGCTCCAGATTGCTGTTGGTCGCCGCCACCACCCGGACATCAACGCTCCGAGGGATGGTGCTCCCCAGCGGCGTCAGTTCCCTTTCCTGCAACAGCCGCAGCATCTTGGCCTGCATGTAGAGCGGCATGTCACCGATCTCGTCCAGAAAGATGGTGCCGGTATGGGCCTGCTCGAACCTTCCAAGCTGCCCCCCCTTCTTGGCGCCGGTAAAAGCCCCCTCCACATAACCGAAGAGCTCCGACTCCAGAAGATGCTCGGGAATGGCCGCGCAGTTCATGCTGACGAATGGCGCATACCGCCGGTTGCTGGCGGAGTGAATGGCATGGGCGAACAGCTCCTTGCCGGTGCCGCTCTCCCCGCGCAGGAGAATGTTGGACATCTTGAGGGCGACCCGCAGCAGGGTTTCCTTCAGCTCCACAATCTTTTTGCTCTGGCCGACGATACTGTTGATGTCGTACTTGAAGTGGATTTCGCAACCCGCACTGTGTCGGTGCTGTTTCCGCGGTTCCGCGGCCTGGAGCCGGTTGGCGATGAGAGTGATCTCCCGTATGTCGCTGAAGAGGATCTTCCCCACGCAGCCGATGATCCTCCCATCCTTGATAAGGGGAAAGATGCTGGCGTAGACCTGTTTGCCGTTCAGGTAATGGGCAACGCCGATCTCGGGCTTGCCGGTTTCCATAACCGTCGGCATGCGTGAAGGCTGGGAAGTAGTGGTGTAGGCCTGGCGGATGTGCTTACCGATCATGGCCTGGGGTGTTGTCTCGAATAGCCTGGCGAAGGACTGGTTAACCAGGACCACGATCCCTTTGCGGTCGACAACGATGATGCCGTCATGGTCAAAATTAAGGAAGGAATTGGCGGAGCGAAGAATTTCTCCCAACTCGTCAGAGGAGTCGGG contains the following coding sequences:
- a CDS encoding acetyl-CoA hydrolase/transferase family protein is translated as MNVVTLSKKNFQQEYQQKLCTAAEAASIVRSGDHLCFPLGVGEPTLFVRALAARKRELEGVVVNQQHHLCPDYFTEDSAPHIKVNAWFTSHVSREAVQKGWADFVPNHFSEVPKLLSMYWPVEVAGTVVSPMDEYGYFTCSLSVGYTMEAVRKAIQTGGKVVVQVNPQCPRTHGNCHIHISEVTHIIECDEPLKELDIPPISPIEEAIGGYIAEMIDDGSTVQMGWGGIPNAVCQALLKKKDLGIHTELISNGIVDLMLAGAVNNSRKSIHRGKTVGTFALGTRKVFDFMNENPTIEMHPVDYVNDPYVIGQMDNMIAINATIQVDLLGQCCSESFGHLQWSGTGGQADFARGANRSRGGKAFICTASTAKNGTVSCIVPSLMAGSSVTTSKNDVDHVVTEFGVAKLRGQTAKQRAMNLINVAHPDFRGELMEAARRMNRI
- a CDS encoding sigma-54-dependent Fis family transcriptional regulator, producing MKCADDNAMVGLNENPSAEPSSAGILCIDTDFAIVSLDETTGKLLGETPEALLGKRIDAVVDLANLGNLMRSGNSFSSQVIKSKTGSIVCDYVPIIDNDRIVGGTLSLIRMLPDGFPDSSDELGEILRSANSFLNFDHDGIIVVDRKGIVVLVNQSFARLFETTPQAMIGKHIRQAYTTTSQPSRMPTVMETGKPEIGVAHYLNGKQVYASIFPLIKDGRIIGCVGKILFSDIREITLIANRLQAAEPRKQHRHSAGCEIHFKYDINSIVGQSKKIVELKETLLRVALKMSNILLRGESGTGKELFAHAIHSASNRRYAPFVSMNCAAIPEHLLESELFGYVEGAFTGAKKGGQLGRFEQAHTGTIFLDEIGDMPLYMQAKMLRLLQERELTPLGSTIPRSVDVRVVAATNSNLEQQVKEGKFREDLYYRLNVVTFAIPPLRERMEDIPLLISSFVSKFNSEFGLDVQGLDEEVLNIINRYDWPGNIRELRNVIESAFNVVVGPLIKREHLPDQLCLLFPSEGEGGGQATEPGAEEFIRASLGKKDIGRIMDDFEKLLIHEAIEVSHGNKVHAAHLLGISRQGLYKKLHKHADEDDPIQC